A region of Scleropages formosus chromosome 2, fSclFor1.1, whole genome shotgun sequence DNA encodes the following proteins:
- the anks1b gene encoding ankyrin repeat and sterile alpha motif domain-containing protein 1B isoform X7: MMQADARRRRNENYFDDVPRSKLERQMAQVSMQGEWCEPITLRPPNEATSSTPVQYWQHHPEKLIFQSCDYEAYYLGSMLVKELRGTESTQDACAKMRKSTEQMKKIPTIVLSVSYKGVKFIDATNKNIIAEHEIRNISCAAQDPEDLSTFAYITKDLKSSHHYCHVFTAFDVNLAYEIILTLGQAFEVAYQLALQARKSGHGSSTLPESFDSKPTKPIPKPRMNIRKSVMPPSSRWSLGHIHTPHRPPHLPPPPSRLLHPHKVQFQMEQPSMEQKAHANVPWIVEPGQEAKRGVNTKAVPDAHVFYSGMQRM, encoded by the exons CAAGGCGAATGGTGTGAGCCGATCACGTTGCGGCCGCCGAACGAGGCGACGTCGTCCACGCCAGTGCAGTACTGGCAGCACCATCCCGAGAAGCTTATCTTCCAGTCGTGTGACTACGAGGCCTAT TACCTGGGCTCCATGCTGGTGAAGGAGCTGAGAGGGACGGAATCCACGCAGGACGCCTGTGCCAAAATGAGG AAGTCTACAGAACAGATGAAGAAGATCCCCACCATTGTCCTGTCTGTCTCCTACAAAGGAGTCAAATTTATCGATGCCACAAATAAG AACATCATCGCCGAGCACGAAATCCGCAACATCTCCTGCGCTGCCCAGGACCCCGAGGATCTCTCCACGTTCGCCTACATCACCAAAGACCTGAAGTCCAGCCACCACTACTGTCACGTGTTCACGGCCTTCGACGTG AACCTCGCCTATGAGATCATCTTGACGCTGGGTCAGGCCTTCGAGGTGGCCTATCAGCTAGCTCTCCAGGCGCGGAAAAGCGGCCACGGCTCGTCCACGCTGCCCGAGAGCTTCGACAGCAAGCCGACCAAACCGATCCCCAAGCCCCGCATGAACATTCGCAAGTCT GTCATGCCCCCCTCTAGCCGCTGGTCCCTGGGACACATACATACCCCCCACCGGCCTcctcaccttcctcctcctccttcccgaCTCCTTCATCCTCACAAAGTTCAATTTCAG ATGGAGCAGCCGTCCATGGAGCAGAAAGCCCACGCCAACGTCCCATGGATAGTGGAGCCGGGGCAGGAGGCCAAGAGAGGAGTCAACACCAA GGCAGTGCCGGACGCTCATGTCTTTTACAGTGGAATGCAAAGAATGTAG